ATATGGATTGAAGGATATCATTGATCTTTTAAAAAGAAATGTCGTAAACATGGTGCTTATCACTGATGATACCAATCTACGAAAACTTGATGTCACATGTAGAAGATGCCAAAATATACAAACAGAGATTTTGGAACGACCCAAACTCATACAAAGAACACAGGAACTTTTAAGCTCACCATGTCCTAATTGTAAGAGCATGGATTCTGAATCTGCTGAACATGATATCGTAGACTATCTGTCAATAGTTGCTGGCGAAACGGGTGCAAAAATAGAGGTAATATCAGGTTCAACAGAATATGGTGCAATGTTATCCAGTATTGGAAAAGTCGGGGCATTTTTAAGATATAATCCAAATCAATAACAGGATATGTAGAATCGTATTTTATAATAAAAAATTAATTTCGGTAGCTCTAAATATTTTATAAAATCAACATATTCTATGGAACATGTATTACCTGAAGAGTTTGATTCTAAGATTTTAAACAGTAGAGAAAAAACACTAGTTCTCTTTTATGCTGACTGGTGTCCTTATTGTACAAATTTTAAACCAACTTTTGAAGAAATTGATTCAGACAAGGCACAGAAAAAAGCAGCGTTAGTAAATGAGGATGAGAATCCACTTTGGGACAGATTCAACATACAGGCCGTGCCCACTATGATTGTTTTTCAAGATGGAAAACCCGTTGCCAGAAGAGATGCCAAAAAACATGTCGGTTTGACAAGATCAGACATGGAATCCATAATAAAGGAACTTTAAGACCATTTTTATGGAACGTGTATGATCAGTATGCATGCAAGCAAAGTGCAAGATTAGATTTGATTTTACAACAACAGATTCTGCCTATTACATAGGCGGAAGATATGATCCTTTGATTATACTGACAGATATTGAAGGAAAATTACCCGCACATATTCAAAAATCACAGTATAAGAATGATAAAAATACTGCAAAAATATCTGCAGAATATTTTATTATTTATGATGATGTGAATCTTCCAACCCAAGAGGCAGAGGGTTCTTTTGCAAGATTTGTGGGTGAAGATCCATATGAAAAGTTATTTGAAAATGATATTGAATTGGTAAAAAACCTAATAAAAACAACATATGGTGTAAGCAAAACTCAGAATGATAAAATTGGACATAAAATAATACACGACATAATAATTTAATCAGGATTTAATTTCAATACAAGATCAGAATCTTCACATAATATCATTTTAGAAATTT
This genomic stretch from Nitrosopumilaceae archaeon harbors:
- a CDS encoding thioredoxin family protein — its product is MEHVLPEEFDSKILNSREKTLVLFYADWCPYCTNFKPTFEEIDSDKAQKKAALVNEDENPLWDRFNIQAVPTMIVFQDGKPVARRDAKKHVGLTRSDMESIIKEL